GCAGCTATCTATGACCCAAATTGCCCTATGGATTCTGCATTTTGTGCTGATTCCGCTGCTGAAAAAAGTAACTTGCTAGCACCAAGTGGACTGAATTTTGTAACTGAATTTTGTAAAATTAATAGAGAAGGAAGCAAGATATGAAAGGACAGTTTATTATCTACGCCCACTTGTGGACAATTTAGTATCATCAAAACAAGTTTTTATTTTCGATAGCTGCAGCTCTGGGGTATTTATAAAAGCCCGATATTTTCATACTTCATTGTAGAAGCTCTAATTGGAAAAGGAGATGCTATGTTTCTGCAGAAGAAGCTGCAAGGCCCTACTCAGCATCCACAGATTTATGATGGTGTGCTAGAAGCGTGTAACGAAATACTAATTATTTAATTATTTCAAACAAGGTTTTATTTATTTTTATTTATCAATACATAATTTTTTATTCTTGTTTTTTATTTCTTCTATGGATTGGTTAAAAGAAGCATTGTTTGTTAGGGAAATGGCAAAAAAGAATAATGAATTTTTTGGAAATTGCCTGCCGATGATAGCATCTGAAAATATATTATCTCCTCTATGCCAGGAAATGCTCATAACTGATTTTCATGGAAGATATGCGGAAGGCACTCCTGGAAACAGATATTATCAGGGATGCAAATTTTTTGATGAAGTAGAAAGGAAAGCAATTGAGCTTGCAAAAATTCTATTTGATTGCAAATATGCGGATGTCCGCCCAACTTCTGGAACTGTTGCAAATATGGCGGTTTTTAAGGCTTTTGCTGAGCCTGGAAGCAATGTAACAGCTCTTGACACTGCAAATGGAGCTCATATTTCTTATGGAAAATGGGGGGCTGCTGGCTTGCGCGGGCTAAATCTGCATTTCTATCCCTTTGATGAGGAAAAAATGAATATAGATGTTGATGGAGCAATAAAACTGATAAGGGAGGTTAAGCCAAAACTTGCTTTATTCGGCCAAAGTGTCTTTCTCTTTCCAACTCCTCTTAAAGAGGTTGCGGAAGTTGCTCATGAAGAAAATGCAAAAGTTATATACGATGCAGCGCATGTGCTTGGCTTGATTGGAGGAGGAAAATTTCAACAGCCACTTAAAGAAGGAGCGGATGTAATAACAGCATCAACTCATAAAACACTTCCCGGTCCTCAAGGTGGGGTTATACTAGCAAATAAGACAAAAGAAGAGGATAAAGAAATGAAATATCTTGACTGGGCGGTCTTCCCTGGAGTAACTTCTTCATATCATCTCCACCATGTTGCTGCAAAGGCAATTGCATTTGCGGAGCATCTAAAATTTGGAAAAGAATATGCGGAGCAGATTGTCAAGAATGCAAAAAGGCTTGCGGAATCATTGTATAACCTCGGATTTGATGTCCTAGGAAAAGATTATGGATTTACTGAATCGCATCAGATTTTATTCAGGGTTGGAAAAGAAAAAGGAAAGGAATCCGCAGAAATTCTTGAAGAAGGAGGAATAATAACAAACATGAACATGGTGCTAGGTGATGAGCATCCCGCAAGGCCATCCGGAATAAGGCTCGGGGTGCAGGAGCTTACAAGGCTCGGAATGAAAGAAGTAGAGATGGAAGAAATTGCAATATTTTTTAAAAGATTGCTTATTGATAGAGAAGAGCCTGCCAGAGTTAGGAAGGATGTTTTTGATTTTAAGAAAAATTACAGAAAGATACACTATTGCTTTTATGAAGGAAAGGATGCATATGAATTTATTGAGTTAATAAAATGAAAATAGCACTGACTGGCACACCTGGTGTGGGAAAAAGCGAGGTTTCGAAAATTCTTAAAAAAATGGGATATAAAATATTGAGAATAGATGAAATTTATGAGAAATTTGTTGTTGGATATGATGAGCAGAGGAACAGCAAAATTGTTGATGAAAAGAAAATGGATAAGGAAATAAAGAAAATCAAGGAGGAAGGTGTGCTTATAATAGAAGGACATTTAAGCCATTTAATGAGTGTCGATGGAGTAATTATATTAAGATGCCATCCAGAAGAATTGAAGAGAAGGCTAATTAAAAAAGGGTGGGGTGAAAATAAAATAAGGGAAAATGCGGAAGCGGAAGCACTGGACATTATACTTCAAAAAGCACTGCAAAAGCATAAAAATATATGGGAAATAGATGTCACAGATAAAAGCATAAAGGAAGTTGCGGAAGAGATAAGGAGAATAATCGAAGAAAAAATTCCTCCAAACTATGGAAAAATTGATTATAGCGAGTGGTTGATTGAAAATGCTCGATAAATACAGGAATAAGGTAGAGAGAATAATAAATCCGATTGCAAGTAAAATAAAATTAGAGGCAAACTTCCTCAGCTATCTTTCCCTTCTCTTTGCCATTTTTTCTGGAATTTCATCCTATTTTTCATATGAAATAAGATATCTTCTTCTAGTTTCCTCTTTTTTTATAATCATAAATGGCTTTTTGGATGCAATTGATGGAGAAATTGCAAGAATAAGAAAAAAGGAGAGCAAGAAAGGAGATTTTATAGACCATTCCATAGACCGCTTCTCGGATGTATTTATGCTTGGAGGAATTGCCATCTCTCCATGGATAAATAAAATTATTGGAATAGCATCGCTTTCAATTGTTCTTTTAATCAGTTATCTCGGCACTCAGGCACAGGCAATTGGCTATAAAAGAGTTTATTCCGGCTTGCTTGGAAGAGCGGATAGAATTTTAATTTTATTCATCTCTCTCATAATCCAATTTTTTGTCCAATATAAGATATTTGGCTTTTTCCTCATTGAATGGGTAATGCTTTACTTCATTTTTGCGGGCTTGATTACCATTATCCAAAGATATTTTGAAATTATAAAATGGCTTGAATTCGATAAATGAACAGTAAAATTTATCTTCATATGCTCTTATTTAAACATGAAAAAATTATTTGCAATCCTCATCTTGCTTTTATTTGTTTCAACAAATGCAATTCCTGTAAATGAATGGAAAAGAGAAGTTTTTTACAGAAACATATCTCTTTTTGCCCCCGCGGTTGCGGAAAGCGAAGATGGCTATGTAGGCGTGCTAACCGAGATAAATGTTACGATGATGAACGGCACTGGAAATGTTTTTGTTACAACAAAACCAATGACCCAGCTTGATATGCAGGGCTCCGCAAAGCTGGCGGTAGCAGTTGCTTGCTCAATGGCGGGCAAAGATATGAAAAGCTATGATTTCATTTTCATGGTTGTTTCCTCTTCTCCAATTGTAGGTGGCCCTTCAGCGGGTGCGTTGATGACAATTGCGGTAATTTGCTTGCTTGAAAATTTAAGTGCAAGCGATGATGTGATAATGACGGGAATGGTAAATCCGGATGGAAGCATTGGACCAGTTGGAGGAATTCTTGAAAAAGGAAGCGCTGCGGGCTCCGCGGGCTTTAAATATTTTTTGGTTCCTAAGGGACAGAGCATAGAATACAGGCTATTTGAAGAAAAAATTGGGCCATTGACGATATACAGGAGGAAAGCGGTTAATGTTTCTGAAGAGCTGAATAAGAAATACAATATAAGTGTAATAGAAGTAGAAGATATAAATGAGGCAATGGGTTATTTCACAGGATATAAATTTAAGGAAGAAAAATCTGATAAGCAAATAATATCTTCAGATTTTTATGGAGGAATAATGAAGCCGATGGCGGGTGAAATTATAGGAGAAGCTGAAGAGATGTATAAAGAGGCGGAGGAAAATTTAAGTAAGACAAATTTGCCTCTTGGATGGCCATGGTATAATCCCCGTAGCATAATTCCAAATTCCCTGAAAAATGCTAAGGAAAATCTTGATGAAGCAAAAAATGCGATGTATAATGAATTTTATTACTATGCAATAAGTAAGGCATTTCAATCAAAAATAAACTCTCTTTTTGTAATTTATGCATGCAATTATTATAATGGAAAAAAAATTGAAGAAATAAAGGATGAGGTAGAAGAAATTGTCAATAAAAGCATTTCTGAATTAAGGGAAGCAAAAATAAAGGGGCTTGAAAGCCTGCAATGCATTGGCTCCGCCCAAAAAAGAGTTCTTGAAGCAGAAGAATATTTAAATAAAAGTGGTGGAGATCTTGAAATCCTTTATAATTTTGCATATGCTAGGGAGAGATGCTATACCGCTTATTGGTGGATGAATTTGAGCAATTATTTCAATGAAAGTTATAATGTTGATGAAACCTTGGTTAAGGAAATAGCGGAGGAATATTATAGCTATGCGGAAGATATTTTTTCGTATGCAAATATTTTATCAGAGCAAACTGGCTATTCAAGCAATTTTATAAATAAGGCAAATGAGGCAATTTTAAGGGCTAAAGAGCAAAAAGAAGAATTCCCTTCCTCAAGTTTATTTAATTCTCTTGAAGCAATTGCTTGTTCAAATCTTGCAATAGAAACAATCGGAATAGATGATTTAAGCGAAAAGATGAATAGAACAAAAGAAATGGCAAGTTATTCAATTCAGAAAGCAAGAGATATGGGTATAGAGCCAGTATTGGCAATTAGTTATAATGAATTTGCAAGAAGTGTTGAAAAAAATGATTCTTTAAATTCATTAATTTACTACAAGGATGCATATATAATTGCAAATACTCTTTGCCTTGCAAGGGGTTATAAAGGAGGGGATATAGAAAAAATAAATGTAATTACTTCACCTCCAAACGAAATTAAGGAAGAAAATCAAAATCAATTTTTTGCGGTCGCCTTCATTTCCTTAATTGGCGGAATAGTAATTGGCTTTTTGTTTTCCTCAAGAAGAATGGATTGAGATGGGTGGATATAATTAGCAAATATAAAATACAAATTTTTATTTACAAAGCATGATTAAAGAATACCTCAAGCTATCTCGCTCATTTAATGTTGGATTAACCGCACTCGCTCCCGTGCTAGGGGCATTCTGTAATGGAGAGAGAAATTTAATTTATCTTTTCCTTTTCTTCCTTGTTGGATTTTTCGGGCATTGCTATGGCTTTGCCCTCAATGATATTGTTGATTATAGGGTTGATGCATTGTCTGATGAGCTTAAAGAAAGGCCTCTTGTAAGCGGGAAGATAAAGATTAGAGATGCCTGGATCTTTACCCTGCTGATGCTTTTTATATCCCTTTCCCTCGGTTTTTTTATTTCATATCTTTATTCAAATTTTTATGCTTTCTCAATTCTTGTTTTTTCAGCAATTTCAATAACAGTTTATGATTTCATAAGCAAAAAATATCCAGCAATGGACATTTTTGTTGCTTTAGGTATATTTTTGTTGATTCTTTACGGGGCATTTGCGGTAAATAAAGATATAAATGAAATAACATGGATTACCTCAGCCCTTGGCACAATTCAAGTACTTTTCATGCAGTTTATAGCGGGCGGACTTAAAGATGCGGAGCATGATTATAAAGCAAAGGCAAAAACCCTTGCAATAAAATTGGGTGTAAGGGTGGAGAAAAAAATTTTCATTCCCCTTTCATTTAAATTCCTTGCATATTCTCTGCAATTCATTTATCTCTTCTTCATTTTCTATCCTTTTTACAAAATATTTGAGCACGGCCTGATTCAAATCATCATCCTTTCAATCTTGAGCATTTTAATGCTTTACATAAGCCATAAACTTCTTTCAATAAAGAAATTTGTAAGAGATGAAGTTAGAAAATATATCGGGATGCACTATTATATAAACTTTTCTCTTGTTCCAATTATGCTAACCGCTATAAATCCATTCATTTTCTTTCTTGCATTTATTCCACCTCTTGCATTCATAATTTCAAATATTGCAATACATAAGCAGATATTGCCAAAAACAATGTGATAATATGATAAGAG
This Thermoplasmatales archaeon DNA region includes the following protein-coding sequences:
- a CDS encoding serine hydroxymethyltransferase — translated: MDWLKEALFVREMAKKNNEFFGNCLPMIASENILSPLCQEMLITDFHGRYAEGTPGNRYYQGCKFFDEVERKAIELAKILFDCKYADVRPTSGTVANMAVFKAFAEPGSNVTALDTANGAHISYGKWGAAGLRGLNLHFYPFDEEKMNIDVDGAIKLIREVKPKLALFGQSVFLFPTPLKEVAEVAHEENAKVIYDAAHVLGLIGGGKFQQPLKEGADVITASTHKTLPGPQGGVILANKTKEEDKEMKYLDWAVFPGVTSSYHLHHVAAKAIAFAEHLKFGKEYAEQIVKNAKRLAESLYNLGFDVLGKDYGFTESHQILFRVGKEKGKESAEILEEGGIITNMNMVLGDEHPARPSGIRLGVQELTRLGMKEVEMEEIAIFFKRLLIDREEPARVRKDVFDFKKNYRKIHYCFYEGKDAYEFIELIK
- a CDS encoding adenylate kinase family protein, with the translated sequence MKIALTGTPGVGKSEVSKILKKMGYKILRIDEIYEKFVVGYDEQRNSKIVDEKKMDKEIKKIKEEGVLIIEGHLSHLMSVDGVIILRCHPEELKRRLIKKGWGENKIRENAEAEALDIILQKALQKHKNIWEIDVTDKSIKEVAEEIRRIIEEKIPPNYGKIDYSEWLIENAR
- a CDS encoding CDP-alcohol phosphatidyltransferase family protein, encoding MLDKYRNKVERIINPIASKIKLEANFLSYLSLLFAIFSGISSYFSYEIRYLLLVSSFFIIINGFLDAIDGEIARIRKKESKKGDFIDHSIDRFSDVFMLGGIAISPWINKIIGIASLSIVLLISYLGTQAQAIGYKRVYSGLLGRADRILILFISLIIQFFVQYKIFGFFLIEWVMLYFIFAGLITIIQRYFEIIKWLEFDK
- a CDS encoding UbiA prenyltransferase family protein, which produces MIKEYLKLSRSFNVGLTALAPVLGAFCNGERNLIYLFLFFLVGFFGHCYGFALNDIVDYRVDALSDELKERPLVSGKIKIRDAWIFTLLMLFISLSLGFFISYLYSNFYAFSILVFSAISITVYDFISKKYPAMDIFVALGIFLLILYGAFAVNKDINEITWITSALGTIQVLFMQFIAGGLKDAEHDYKAKAKTLAIKLGVRVEKKIFIPLSFKFLAYSLQFIYLFFIFYPFYKIFEHGLIQIIILSILSILMLYISHKLLSIKKFVRDEVRKYIGMHYYINFSLVPIMLTAINPFIFFLAFIPPLAFIISNIAIHKQILPKTM